The window TTCAGGAGGAACCTCTCCCTCAGCAACGCCTTCATCACCCTCAGCCGCCACCATTTCACCTTCCGGCGCCTGCCCCTCTTCAAACTGAGGGAGCTCCACACCCGCCTCTTCTTCCGCCTGCAAAGCAGGCAACGCAAAAAATGTCCCACGGGAAGGCGGAGTAAAAACAAAAGCCAGAAATAACAGAACAACAAAAATACTATTTCTCTTCATAAACTGCCGTAAAACCTTAAAATTATTCATTAGTGGTGCGCCTTTTCACGAGTAAATTACACAATTCACAATCTAAGAACACAGTTATTTCTTCTTAAACACAAAGTCTACCACTGTCTCTTCGCCAGACTTGACCGTAACATCACTCTTCCTTTTTCCCAGCTTCTCCTGCCATGCCTCTACCTTATAAGTGCCAGCGGGTATATTATCTATTTTAAACATTCCATTCTCATCACTAACAGCAAAATAGGGATTTTCCTTTACAACAACAAAAGAGCTCATCCATTTATGCACATCACACGTAATCTTCACCAGCTCAGGGAGCTCAAATTTCTTTGTCATAGACCCGTTACCAGAGACACCTTCGTTAAACGCAGGATTCCTGATAGACCAAGAATGAAGGTTATGCATCACATTATCGCTATTGAGCAGCTCAACTTCAGAACCTGCCGAAACAGCTAACACATGAGGAATAAATACGCACCCCTTCTGATCCAGCGCGGGCGCCCCTTCCGCAGGAGCTTTCCCCTCTGTAATACCTTCCAATGAAACCACAACATCCTTAATACCCATGGATTCCCCATTAACCACCAACTGCTCCGATTCCTTCTGGCCATGGCCACAGGTCTTCTGATCCTTATTCACCTTGAGCATTTTCGGTTTTGGTATGGCACCCTCAAATTTCACGGTACCAGCTATCGACCCACCACCTTTTACCTCTACCACCTTATATGCCGGAGCAGCCCCTTTGGCCGACTCTCCTTGACTAATACAAAACGCGCCAAAGGCCAAGAGCCCAGTAACCGCAACAAATTTCAGATTTTTCACAATCATTACCTCCATAAAATCTTTCGTTAATTATGTCAATTCGATGGAATTAACAGACAGGAATCATACGCAAATGCGAATAGAACGACAAAAAGGATTTACATGGTATACACAAGTATACTGATTTGTCAACCACAAATTAGCCTGGAAAATGACAAAAAAAACACTGTTAAATATCTCTTCAAGATTTCTCCAGTAAAGACGAAAAGAGCACAACAAGAATTGTACCCTAACCGAGAAAAAAATTTAAAAACAGAAAAATTCCTGTAACTATCCAGATAACAAATTGTTAATATTTTATGGTTGAACAGAAAGAATCTTTAATAAACACAGAACGGATTAACAGAAAATTTCATCTATGAAATATCAGTTTCAAATATAACATTAAAACCTTTCACGATCAGTAAACAAAATTTTTGTCTCAATGTCTAAACCGCTAATATTTTCACTACAAAAATTTTTTCATACTCATCAATTTGATTTTGATAGAGGCAAGCAGGGAAAAACCCCGTTTTTTGTAAAAGTTTCGAACACAAATTGCACGATTAAAAAACAAACAGGCGAACAAAGGCTATTTTATAATCAAGAAGCACTGGCTAATCAATCTATTGGTTTTATAGCTTTCATGCCGCTTTCAAATGCTTGTTTGTTAACGGCAAACAACACTTCTTTTTTCCCTTTTAACAATGTTCGCAGTTGTTCCAAAATATGCTTGGCAGGAAACAACTTATTTATCGATAAATAAGCCCCCAGCATAACAATATTCGATACGAGCACGTTTCCCAATTTGTTTGCTATCTCGGTTGCGGGAACTTTATAAATTTTCGGCATTCCGGCATGAGGAGTGATTTCACAGGTAACCATAGAACTATTCATAAAAAGTAATCCGCCTGGTTTTAACATGCCTTTAAACTTTTGATACGAAGGTTGATTCATCACTACAAGGGTATCTGCTTCTTCGATAAGAGGAGAAAAAATTTCTTCGTTCGAAATAATGAGATGATAAACAGCAGTGCCTCCCCTCACTTCCGTTCCATAAGAAGGAAAATAGGTTACATATTTATCGTCAGACATAGCCGCTTGCGCAAGCAATTTCCCAAA of the Candidatus Brocadiaceae bacterium genome contains:
- a CDS encoding 2-oxoacid:acceptor oxidoreductase family protein, with translation MTEKMILAGFGGQGMMLFGKLLAQAAMSDDKYVTYFPSYGTEVRGGTAVYHLIISNEEIFSPLIEEADTLVVMNQPSYQKFKGMLKPGGLLFMNSSMVTCEITPHAGMPKIYKVPATEIANKLGNVLVSNIVMLGAYLSINKLFPAKHILEQLRTLLKGKKEVLFAVNKQAFESGMKAIKPID
- a CDS encoding carboxypeptidase regulatory-like domain-containing protein, which gives rise to MKNLKFVAVTGLLAFGAFCISQGESAKGAAPAYKVVEVKGGGSIAGTVKFEGAIPKPKMLKVNKDQKTCGHGQKESEQLVVNGESMGIKDVVVSLEGITEGKAPAEGAPALDQKGCVFIPHVLAVSAGSEVELLNSDNVMHNLHSWSIRNPAFNEGVSGNGSMTKKFELPELVKITCDVHKWMSSFVVVKENPYFAVSDENGMFKIDNIPAGTYKVEAWQEKLGKRKSDVTVKSGEETVVDFVFKKK